The following coding sequences are from one Klebsiella sp. RIT-PI-d window:
- the ilvA gene encoding threonine ammonia-lyase, biosynthetic, whose translation MADSQPLSSAPEGAEYLRAVLRAPVYEAVQVTPLQKMDKISARLDNVILVKREDRQPVHSFKLRGAYAMMSGLTEQQKSHGVITASAGNHAQGVAFSASRLGVKALIVMPVATADIKVDAVRRFGGEVLLHGANFDEAKAKAIDLAQQHGLTWVPPFDHPMVIAGQGTLALELLQQDAHLDRIFVPVGGGGLAAGVAVLIKQLMPQIKVIAVEAEDSACLKAALDAGHPVDLPRVGLFAEGVAVKRIGDETFRLCQEYLDDIITVDSDAICAAMKDLFEDVRAVAEPSGALALAGMKKYIAQHDIRGERLAHVLSGANVNFHGLRYVSERCELGEQREALLAVTIPEEKGSFLKFCQLLGGRSVTEFNYRFADAKDACIFVGVRLSRGTEERREILQLLTEGGYGVVDLSDDEMAKLHVRYMVGGRPSKPLQERLFSFEFPESPGALLKFLHTLGTHWNISLFHYRSHGTDYGRVLAAFELGEHEPDFETRLKELGYECHDETTNPAFRFFLA comes from the coding sequence ATGGCCGACTCACAGCCTCTTTCTTCCGCTCCAGAGGGGGCGGAATACCTCAGAGCGGTGCTGCGTGCGCCAGTATATGAAGCCGTGCAGGTCACGCCGCTGCAAAAGATGGACAAAATCTCCGCCCGGCTTGATAACGTCATCCTGGTAAAGCGTGAAGATCGTCAGCCGGTGCACAGTTTTAAGTTGCGCGGCGCGTATGCCATGATGTCTGGCCTGACCGAACAACAGAAGTCACACGGTGTGATCACGGCATCTGCGGGCAACCACGCGCAGGGCGTAGCTTTCTCCGCTTCGCGTCTGGGGGTGAAAGCGCTGATCGTCATGCCGGTGGCTACAGCAGATATCAAAGTCGATGCCGTACGTCGTTTTGGCGGCGAAGTTCTGCTTCACGGGGCAAACTTCGATGAAGCGAAAGCCAAAGCGATTGATCTGGCGCAGCAGCACGGGCTTACCTGGGTGCCGCCGTTTGATCATCCAATGGTGATTGCCGGGCAGGGTACGCTGGCGCTCGAGCTGCTTCAGCAAGATGCACACCTTGACCGCATTTTTGTTCCGGTTGGCGGCGGCGGGCTGGCAGCGGGTGTGGCCGTACTGATCAAACAGTTGATGCCGCAGATCAAAGTGATTGCCGTTGAGGCAGAGGACTCAGCCTGCCTGAAAGCCGCGCTGGACGCCGGGCATCCGGTGGATTTGCCGCGCGTCGGTCTCTTCGCTGAAGGTGTTGCGGTGAAACGTATCGGTGATGAAACGTTCCGCCTGTGCCAGGAATATCTTGACGATATTATTACCGTCGATAGCGATGCCATCTGCGCGGCAATGAAAGATCTGTTTGAGGACGTGCGCGCAGTGGCGGAACCGTCCGGTGCGCTGGCGCTGGCAGGAATGAAAAAATACATCGCGCAACATGATATTCGCGGTGAACGTCTGGCGCATGTGCTGTCCGGCGCAAACGTGAATTTCCACGGTCTGCGCTATGTTTCCGAGCGCTGCGAGCTGGGTGAGCAGCGGGAAGCGCTGCTGGCGGTCACTATTCCGGAAGAGAAGGGCAGTTTCCTGAAGTTTTGCCAGCTGCTGGGCGGGCGTTCGGTTACCGAATTTAACTACCGTTTCGCCGATGCTAAAGACGCCTGTATTTTTGTTGGCGTCCGCTTAAGTCGCGGGACAGAAGAACGTAGGGAAATTTTGCAACTGCTGACCGAGGGGGGCTACGGCGTAGTCGATCTTTCCGACGACGAAATGGCAAAACTGCACGTACGCTATATGGTCGGCGGTCGTCCGTCAAAACCGCTTCAGGAACGGCTGTTCAGCTTTGAGTTTCCGGAATCCCCCGGTGCACTACTGAAATTTCTGCATACTCTCGGTACGCACTGGAATATTTCGCTGTTTCATTACCGCAGCCACGGTACGGACTATGGTCGCGTCCTGGCCGCGTTTGAGCTGGGCGAGCACGAGCCGGACTTCGAAACCCGGTTGAAAGAACTGGGCTATGAGTGCCATGACGAAACCACCAACCCGGCGTTTCGCTTTTTCCTGGCATAA